In the genome of Hymenobacter cellulosivorans, one region contains:
- a CDS encoding S41 family peptidase produces MPYFSLPVLFRRLSSAGKVLLLLLVSFPTAAQHIRSNEAPIDKAFVREAVQRGAALFEQEYIYPAVARKTSQLLLRNLQKGRYDAITDIHALATRLTADMRTVCPDQHVGWRVQAPRPATAAPRPSGINVKGFYRVDILPGNVGYLEVRAFPDESVAAHQVVGAMTYLSGCDAVILDFRQNGGGSLLKDLLLGYFFPKPVHLNDIVSRDYVEHEYSQPVQVRLRRLKLDSASNQLRADTLLRVPSKLQQAPVYVLTSSRTFSAAEAVAYELKALKRGLTVGETTRGGANPVGGKAVNERLLLRIPFAHVENAVTKANWEGVGVPPDIPVKATHALETAHLEALKRLIEQAPTPEAKQRLTWDLETARALYRPAPLDPVAAERYVGSFDFEQIVREQGRLFRLDRGYPVALTPLGPHTFVVDEELRFEFQPDASGAITSLTLLRKDGSLVSLPRRATGEKPASASQ; encoded by the coding sequence ATGCCCTACTTTTCACTCCCGGTTCTTTTCCGCCGGCTCAGCTCAGCCGGCAAGGTGTTGCTGCTGTTGCTGGTTTCTTTCCCCACCGCCGCCCAGCATATCCGCAGCAACGAAGCGCCCATCGACAAGGCCTTCGTGCGCGAGGCCGTGCAGCGCGGCGCGGCCCTGTTCGAGCAGGAGTACATCTATCCGGCCGTGGCGCGCAAAACCAGTCAGCTGCTGCTGCGCAACCTGCAGAAGGGCCGCTACGACGCCATTACCGACATTCACGCGTTGGCTACCCGCCTCACGGCCGACATGCGCACCGTCTGCCCCGACCAGCACGTGGGCTGGCGGGTGCAGGCGCCGCGGCCTGCTACAGCCGCGCCCCGGCCAAGCGGTATCAACGTCAAGGGCTTTTACCGCGTCGATATTCTGCCCGGCAACGTGGGCTACCTGGAAGTGCGCGCCTTTCCCGACGAGAGCGTGGCTGCCCACCAAGTCGTCGGGGCCATGACCTACCTGAGTGGCTGCGACGCCGTGATTCTGGACTTTCGCCAGAACGGGGGCGGCAGTCTGCTCAAAGACCTGCTGCTGGGCTACTTCTTCCCCAAACCTGTGCACCTGAATGACATCGTAAGCCGCGACTACGTGGAGCACGAGTACAGCCAGCCCGTGCAAGTCCGGCTGCGGCGTCTGAAACTCGATTCGGCCAGCAACCAACTGCGTGCCGATACGCTGCTGCGCGTGCCAAGCAAGTTGCAGCAGGCTCCCGTGTACGTGCTGACCAGTTCCCGCACGTTTTCGGCGGCCGAGGCGGTGGCCTACGAGCTGAAAGCGTTGAAGCGCGGCCTTACGGTTGGCGAAACCACCCGGGGCGGGGCCAACCCGGTCGGGGGCAAGGCCGTCAACGAGCGGCTGCTGCTGCGCATTCCCTTTGCCCACGTCGAAAATGCGGTGACCAAGGCCAACTGGGAAGGCGTGGGTGTGCCGCCCGACATCCCCGTAAAAGCCACTCACGCCCTGGAAACCGCCCATTTGGAAGCCCTGAAGCGCCTGATCGAACAAGCTCCCACCCCCGAAGCTAAGCAGCGGCTAACCTGGGACCTGGAAACGGCGCGGGCCCTGTACCGCCCAGCCCCGCTCGACCCGGTTGCCGCTGAACGCTACGTGGGCAGCTTTGATTTCGAGCAGATCGTGCGGGAGCAGGGCCGCCTCTTCCGCCTCGACCGGGGCTACCCCGTGGCCCTGACGCCCCTGGGCCCGCACACCTTCGTGGTGGATGAAGAGCTGCGCTTCGAGTTTCAGCCCGACGCCAGCGGCGCCATTACCTCCCTGACCCTGCTCCGCAAAGACGGCAGCCTCGTCAGTTTGCCACGCCGCGCTACGGGCGAGAAGCCGGCCAGTGCCAGCCAGTAA
- a CDS encoding sensor histidine kinase — MRSPRTWNRKIWWHLLAWVAGYLAASLDLIRGGQVYRLAADTLWLPNAVWTLANATLFYANTLWLMPRRLRTGGWWAYLPALLPVLLVVSLVEVYTVYAFHDYYALRPPRRFWFALHQEVVHNLIIVFLAFTYRYVQELMARQRTEHERAQQQLTAELQFLKAQVNPHFLFNTLNNIFAQARQEQAPTTARSVAKLAHMMRYQLYESNVPLVEAERELQYIRDFIELQQMRFAADQAVRISLDEAGPLAAVQLPPMLLLPFVENAFKHGVSLRQASFIAIELSAAEPGQLRFSVRNSLAPRTHESLPTAGGIGLENVRRRLALLYPGRHELQVKAAPDTFSICLTLDLAP, encoded by the coding sequence ATGCGCAGCCCACGAACCTGGAACCGTAAAATCTGGTGGCACCTTCTGGCCTGGGTGGCCGGCTACCTGGCCGCCAGCCTCGACCTTATCCGGGGCGGGCAGGTATACCGGCTGGCCGCCGATACGCTCTGGCTGCCCAACGCCGTCTGGACCCTGGCCAACGCAACTCTTTTCTACGCCAACACGCTCTGGCTCATGCCCCGGCGCCTGCGCACCGGCGGCTGGTGGGCTTACCTGCCGGCGCTGCTGCCGGTGCTGCTGGTTGTGTCGCTGGTGGAAGTATACACCGTCTACGCCTTCCACGATTACTACGCGCTGCGGCCGCCCCGCCGGTTCTGGTTTGCCCTGCATCAGGAAGTGGTGCACAACCTTATCATCGTGTTTCTGGCCTTTACCTACCGCTACGTGCAGGAGCTGATGGCCCGGCAGCGCACCGAGCACGAGCGGGCCCAGCAGCAGCTTACCGCCGAGCTGCAGTTTCTCAAGGCCCAGGTCAATCCGCATTTTCTCTTTAACACACTCAACAACATCTTTGCCCAGGCCCGGCAGGAACAGGCCCCTACCACGGCGCGCAGCGTAGCCAAGCTGGCCCACATGATGCGCTACCAGCTTTACGAGAGCAACGTGCCGTTGGTGGAGGCCGAGCGGGAGCTGCAGTACATCCGCGACTTTATCGAGCTCCAACAAATGCGCTTTGCCGCCGACCAGGCCGTGCGCATCAGCCTGGATGAAGCCGGCCCGCTAGCTGCCGTGCAGCTGCCGCCCATGCTGCTGCTGCCCTTCGTGGAAAATGCCTTCAAGCACGGCGTAAGTCTGCGCCAGGCTTCGTTTATTGCCATCGAGCTGAGCGCCGCCGAGCCTGGGCAGCTGCGGTTTAGCGTGCGCAACAGCCTGGCGCCACGCACGCACGAGTCCCTGCCCACGGCCGGCGGCATCGGGCTGGAAAACGTGCGCCGCCGACTGGCCCTGCTCTATCCCGGCCGGCATGAGCTGCAGGTAAAAGCCGCTCCCGATACGTTTTCCATCTGCCTTACCCTGGACCTCGCCCCATGA
- a CDS encoding LytR/AlgR family response regulator transcription factor, whose product MSLPLTCIAIDDEPLALDVLRDYARLTPALHLTHTFQDAIQALTYLQAHPVDLLFLDVNMPDLSGIQLLKALRHPPLVVFTTAYTEYAVKSYDFDAVDYLLKPIEFDRFLRAVHKATDALPRPSPAPVAPSAAPLPSPEFVFLKSGPQLVRLRLDEILYVEADRNYCTFVTTMRKVSVLMTLQEAAALLPAAHFVRVHKSFIVALRQVQLIERHQVQVGPAVLPVGKAFWEQLYRAAQAG is encoded by the coding sequence ATGAGCCTCCCGCTGACCTGTATTGCCATCGACGATGAGCCCCTGGCTCTGGACGTGCTGCGCGACTACGCCCGCCTCACGCCCGCCCTGCACCTGACCCACACGTTCCAGGACGCCATTCAGGCCCTTACTTATCTGCAGGCCCACCCCGTCGACCTGCTCTTTCTGGACGTGAACATGCCCGATTTGTCCGGCATTCAGCTGCTCAAGGCCCTGCGCCACCCGCCTCTGGTGGTGTTCACCACGGCCTACACCGAGTACGCCGTGAAAAGCTACGACTTCGACGCCGTGGATTACCTGCTGAAGCCCATCGAGTTTGACCGGTTCCTCAGAGCCGTGCACAAAGCCACCGATGCCCTGCCCCGACCGTCACCCGCTCCGGTGGCACCCTCGGCCGCGCCGCTACCCAGCCCGGAATTTGTCTTTCTGAAAAGCGGCCCGCAGCTGGTGCGCCTGCGCCTGGATGAAATCCTGTACGTGGAAGCCGACCGTAACTACTGCACCTTCGTGACGACCATGCGCAAGGTATCGGTGCTGATGACGCTGCAGGAAGCCGCCGCGCTGCTGCCCGCCGCGCATTTTGTGCGGGTGCACAAATCGTTTATCGTGGCCTTGCGGCAGGTGCAGCTCATCGAGCGGCATCAGGTGCAGGTCGGCCCGGCCGTGCTGCCCGTGGGCAAAGCCTTTTGGGAGCAGCTCTACCGGGCCGCGCAGGCAGGCTAA